From the Pseudarthrobacter sp. MM222 genome, one window contains:
- a CDS encoding DNA-3-methyladenine glycosylase, with the protein MTSSVRELLSADARQVAPLLLGAVLTHEGRDGTVAVRITEVEAYLGPHDSLHPDPGSHTFRGATARNAPMFGPAGHLYVYFTYGLHHCANIVCGPVGLASALLLRAGEVVAGEELALSRRPTSKFPKDLASGPARLATALGLTTADSGRDALGTPFHLELPQAPAEDISSGPRVGVSGAGGTHDYPWRFWLTGDPTVSRYKAGKVRTRAR; encoded by the coding sequence ATGACTTCCAGCGTTCGCGAACTGCTTTCCGCCGATGCCCGGCAGGTGGCGCCGCTGCTGCTGGGGGCAGTGTTGACGCACGAGGGGCGCGACGGCACGGTAGCGGTGCGGATCACCGAGGTGGAGGCTTATCTCGGTCCGCACGACTCCCTGCACCCCGACCCGGGATCACACACCTTCCGCGGCGCGACGGCCCGCAATGCGCCGATGTTCGGCCCGGCAGGACACCTCTATGTCTACTTCACCTACGGCCTTCACCATTGCGCCAACATCGTCTGCGGACCGGTTGGCCTGGCCTCGGCGCTGCTGCTGCGCGCCGGTGAGGTGGTGGCGGGGGAGGAACTGGCACTCTCCCGGCGCCCGACGTCGAAATTTCCCAAGGACCTGGCCAGCGGACCGGCCCGGCTGGCCACCGCGCTCGGACTGACGACGGCGGACAGCGGCCGGGATGCGCTCGGCACCCCGTTCCACCTGGAGCTGCCGCAGGCCCCGGCGGAGGACATCAGCTCGGGCCCCCGGGTCGGAGTCTCCGGCGCCGGCGGGACGCACGATTATCCCTGGCGCTTCTGGCTGACCGGCGACCCCACCGTCTCCCGCTACAAGGCGGGCAAAGTGCGGACGCGGGCCCGCTGA
- a CDS encoding adenine phosphoribosyltransferase encodes MNQRQQDPNQTTNATPVDELISSLCATIPDYPKPGINFKDLTPVFADGAAFKAVVEALVAPFRGQFDAVAGVEARGFLLAAAAAYATGTGVVTVRKAGKLPREVVSEDYALEYGKATLELHTTDLAPGSRVLILDDVLATGGTLGAAVGLFERCGIQVAGVGVVLELEDLPGRAALAGLQVRSLLRV; translated from the coding sequence GTGAATCAACGCCAGCAGGACCCGAACCAGACGACGAACGCAACACCGGTGGATGAGCTGATCAGCAGCCTCTGCGCCACCATCCCCGATTACCCCAAACCGGGCATCAACTTTAAAGACCTGACGCCCGTCTTCGCGGACGGAGCCGCGTTTAAGGCTGTCGTTGAGGCCCTGGTGGCGCCGTTCCGGGGCCAGTTCGACGCCGTCGCCGGCGTGGAAGCGCGCGGTTTCCTGCTGGCCGCGGCCGCTGCCTACGCCACCGGTACGGGGGTCGTGACGGTCCGCAAGGCCGGCAAGCTCCCGCGCGAAGTGGTTTCGGAGGACTACGCCCTGGAATACGGCAAGGCCACCTTGGAGCTGCACACCACCGACCTCGCCCCGGGCAGCCGGGTGCTCATCCTGGACGACGTCCTCGCCACCGGCGGCACCCTGGGGGCAGCAGTAGGGCTGTTCGAACGCTGCGGCATCCAGGTGGCCGGCGTGGGTGTGGTTCTTGAACTCGAGGACCTGCCTGGCCGCGCCGCCCTGGCAGGGCTGCAGGTCCGGTCCCTCCTGCGCGTATAG
- a CDS encoding HelD family protein produces the protein MHHADLAHERDYVAGLYARLDELRAEKRAQLAQVRRAGAVGTMQNVSERDAFAAMYEDRLAQLDAVDDRLVFGRLDLDSGEAQYIGRIGLTTEDLQRLMVDWRAPEAGHFYQATAFDRQGVRRRRHLILQGREVKAIEDDVLDADMLSDDDSLQGEGALLAALNSKRTGRMSDIVGTIQSEQDRIIRSSISGALVVQGGPGTGKTAVALHRAAYLLYTHRERLKTAGVLLVGPSSSFMKYIERVLPSLGETGVVMASVGRLMPGIHAVAEPEPAVAAIKGRLDMAQVVANAVANRQRLPAGNRVLEVDGRKLLLTPRQVRRARDRARATGKPHNEARVSFVKILLRELTEQMTELVEAGNIGNNADRSYLAEDVRSARDVRVALNLCWMPMTPEKLVTELLSKPDLLEACTPNLSAAERAMLLRSADAPWTEADVPLLDEAAELLGELDAAAGRGLAQQEHDRARDLANAKQTLVNMETAGVDVLISAEDLVDQNQERETRLTAAERATTDRNWAFGHIVVDEAQELSPMQWRLLVRRCPLKSFTIVGDIAQTSSVAGANSWQSALAPMFGDRWQLEELTVNYRTPSQIAEAAARMANAAGLVVSAPKAVREGRWSPVIDRVQPDQIVRKLVEVLPEELDALDGGLLAVIADGNLLPEAIAALRAVYGRRVGTDAGSYVQDIVVISPREAKGLEFDGVVVLEPSAMLNHEHGRVGDLYVAMTRPTQRLRLIAAAGIPAGIED, from the coding sequence ATGCACCACGCTGATTTGGCCCATGAACGCGACTACGTGGCCGGACTTTATGCCCGGCTGGACGAGTTGCGGGCAGAGAAGCGCGCCCAGCTGGCCCAGGTCCGCCGCGCCGGTGCGGTGGGCACCATGCAGAACGTCTCCGAGCGTGACGCGTTTGCCGCGATGTACGAGGACCGGCTGGCGCAGCTTGACGCCGTCGACGACCGGCTGGTGTTCGGCCGGCTCGACCTCGATTCGGGGGAGGCACAGTACATCGGCCGCATCGGGCTGACAACCGAGGACCTGCAGCGCCTCATGGTGGACTGGCGTGCCCCGGAGGCCGGCCATTTCTATCAGGCCACCGCCTTCGACCGGCAGGGTGTCCGCCGGCGCAGGCACCTGATCCTGCAGGGCCGGGAAGTCAAGGCGATCGAGGATGACGTGCTCGACGCGGACATGCTCTCCGACGACGATTCGCTGCAGGGCGAAGGCGCCCTGCTGGCGGCGCTCAACTCCAAGCGGACCGGCCGGATGTCGGACATCGTGGGGACCATCCAGTCCGAGCAGGACCGGATCATCCGGTCCTCCATCTCCGGCGCGCTCGTGGTCCAGGGCGGCCCTGGTACGGGCAAGACCGCCGTCGCGCTGCACCGCGCCGCCTACCTGCTCTACACCCACCGCGAACGCCTCAAGACCGCCGGGGTGCTCCTCGTGGGCCCGTCGTCGTCCTTCATGAAGTACATCGAACGGGTGCTGCCCTCCCTCGGCGAGACTGGCGTTGTGATGGCAAGCGTCGGCCGCCTGATGCCCGGCATCCACGCGGTCGCCGAGCCGGAACCAGCCGTGGCCGCCATCAAGGGGCGGCTGGACATGGCCCAGGTGGTGGCGAACGCCGTGGCCAACCGGCAGCGCCTCCCGGCCGGAAACCGGGTCCTCGAAGTCGACGGGCGGAAGCTGCTGCTGACTCCACGCCAGGTCCGCCGTGCCCGCGACAGGGCGCGCGCCACGGGGAAGCCGCACAACGAGGCCCGCGTATCGTTCGTCAAGATCCTGCTGCGCGAGCTCACCGAACAGATGACCGAGTTGGTTGAGGCAGGCAACATCGGCAACAACGCAGACCGCTCCTACCTTGCCGAGGATGTCCGCTCCGCCCGGGACGTCCGCGTCGCGCTGAACCTCTGCTGGATGCCGATGACGCCCGAGAAGCTCGTGACGGAGCTGCTGAGCAAGCCGGATCTTCTGGAGGCCTGCACGCCGAACCTCAGCGCCGCCGAGCGCGCCATGCTGCTTCGGTCCGCCGATGCGCCGTGGACCGAGGCCGACGTGCCGCTGCTGGACGAAGCCGCCGAGCTGCTCGGCGAGCTTGACGCGGCGGCCGGCAGGGGACTGGCCCAGCAGGAACACGACCGTGCCCGCGATCTCGCCAACGCGAAGCAGACCCTGGTCAACATGGAAACCGCCGGGGTGGATGTGCTGATCTCCGCCGAAGACCTCGTGGACCAGAACCAGGAGCGCGAGACCCGGCTGACCGCCGCGGAGCGCGCCACGACCGACCGCAACTGGGCCTTCGGGCACATCGTGGTGGACGAGGCGCAGGAGCTGTCGCCGATGCAGTGGCGCCTGCTGGTCCGCCGTTGCCCGCTGAAATCGTTCACCATCGTTGGCGACATCGCTCAGACGAGTTCCGTTGCCGGCGCAAATTCCTGGCAAAGCGCCCTCGCCCCAATGTTCGGGGACCGCTGGCAGCTTGAGGAACTCACCGTCAACTACCGGACACCGTCCCAGATCGCCGAAGCGGCCGCCCGGATGGCCAACGCAGCGGGGCTGGTTGTATCGGCGCCCAAGGCGGTCCGCGAGGGACGCTGGTCCCCGGTCATCGACCGTGTCCAGCCGGACCAGATCGTCCGCAAGCTCGTGGAAGTGCTCCCGGAGGAATTGGACGCCCTCGACGGCGGCCTGCTGGCCGTCATCGCCGACGGAAACCTTCTCCCGGAGGCCATCGCCGCGCTGCGCGCCGTCTACGGCCGCCGTGTCGGCACCGATGCCGGCAGTTACGTGCAGGACATCGTCGTGATCAGCCCCCGCGAGGCCAAGGG